A single window of Taeniopygia guttata chromosome 1, bTaeGut7.mat, whole genome shotgun sequence DNA harbors:
- the TRMT10C gene encoding tRNA methyltransferase 10 homolog C produces the protein MQSANMLLRRIVRCSVLPFAVQHGMKKDLIPLSRALSLSHCLKQVKSCEPSEKLDLDEWKKVMKSGLQEEVSETASEPKELSSLAAARETLEMWRLAGRAVPENVSEEQLKTFMECPSKSAKKKYLKYLHLKELHKKNDKRKMDEKRERRLEAQDQAPKPEETKNCPFVCLWSRTMDKAYNWRAAQSMVFGQPLVFDMSYEKEMSVREVTNTVKQIVMSESSNRRSVDPFHIHFCNFKDDSLYHREFIKNYRDAWDKLLITVTEQCYTEIFPKDKLIYLTADSPNVMKTFDHDKIYIVGSLVDKSIKTGVSLARAKRLGLETAALPLEKYLLWSTGAKNLTLDQMMHILLTLKDTADWKKALEFVPKRKYCGFVNKPVKELKKTLDLIKTLKLGKGQEKVEKQFAKNYPKKYKLKQK, from the coding sequence ATGCAGTCTGCTAATATGCTTCTGAGAAGAATTGTAAGATGTTCTGTCCTTCCATTTGCTGTGCAACATGGGATGAAAAAGGATTTGATTCCACTCAGTAGAGCTCTGAGTTTATCTCATTGTTTGAAGCAGGTCAAGTCATGTGAACCCTCTGAAAAACTGGATTTAGATGAGTGGAAGAAGGTCATGAAATCTGGGTTGCAAGAAGAGGTCAGTGAGACAGCCTCGGAGCCTAAGGAGCTTTCCAGTTTGGCTGCTGCACGTGAGACTTTGGAGATGTGGAGGCTagctggcagagcagttccAGAAAATGTTAGTGAAGAACAGCTAAAAACTTTTATGGAGTGTCCTTCTAAGTCAGCcaaaaagaagtatttaaaatatttgcatctcAAAGAACTTCACaagaaaaatgacaaaagaaaGATGGATGAGAAAAGGGAGAGGAGGCTGGAAGCACAAGATCAAGCTCCAAAGCCAGAAGAGACCAAAAACTGTCCATTCGTGTGTTTATGGTCCCGCACTATGGATAAAGCGTACAACTGGAGGGCTGCTCAGTCCATGGTCTTTGGCCAGCCTCTGGTGTTTGACATGTcttatgaaaaagaaatgtctgTGCGAGAAGTCACAAACACAGTGAAGCAGATAGTGATGAGTGAAAGCAGCAATCGCAGATCTGTGGATCCATTCCACATCCACTTCTGTAACTTCAAGGATGACAGCCTCTATCACAGGGAATTTATCAAGAATTACAGAGATGCATGGGACAAACTGCTTATCACAGTGACAGAGCAGTGCTACACAGAAATCTTTCCAAAGGATAAGCTCATCTATCTGACAGCCGATTCTCCCAATGTAATGAAAACATTTGATCACGATAAGATCTATATTGTTGGGTCGCTGGTTGACAAGAGCATAAAAACAGGAGTCTCCTTAGCACGGGCAAAGCGACTGGGACTGGAGACTGCAGCCCTTCCACTGGAGAAGTACTTGCTTTGGAGTACTGGTGCCAAAAATCTCACACTGGATCAAATGATGCATATTTTATTAACCTTGAAAGATACTGCTGACTGGAAAAAGGCTCTGGAATTTGTTCCAAAAAGGAAGTACTGTGGCTTTGTAAACAAGCCTGTAAAGGAACTGAAAAAAACGTTAGACCTGATCAAGACACTTAAACTTGGAAAGGGACAGGAAAAAGTAGAAAAGCAATTTGCTAAAAATTACCCCAAGAAGTATAAACTAAAGCAAAAGTAG
- the PCNP gene encoding PEST proteolytic signal-containing nuclear protein isoform X1 — protein sequence MRAARRRRRRGKMADGRAEREKAKRPQPAGGPEEEAEKPVKTKTVSSSNGGESSSRSAEKRAANEEAEDFNTKPAPAKMSKFGFSIGSQTTKKASAISIKLGANKPKEPVPTLAPKTLSVAAAFNEDEDSEPEEMPPEAKMRMKNIGRDTPTSAGPNSFNKGKHGFSDNQKLWERNIKSHLGNVHDQENN from the exons atgcgcgctgcgaggcggcggcggcggcgggggaaGATGGCGGACGGCAGGGCCGAGCGGGAGAAGGCGAAGCGGCCGCAGCCCGCAGGAG GACCTgaagaagaggcagaaaaacCTGTGAAAACTAAGACTGTTTCTTCCAGTAATGGAGGAGAAAGTTCGAGTCGCAGCGCAGAGAAACGGGCAGCTAATGAAGAAGCTGAAGACTTCAACACAAAGCCCGCTCCTGCCAAAATGTCCAAGTTTGGATTTTCCATAGGCAGTCAGACAACAAAGAAGGCATCTGCAATATCCATCAAACTGGGAGCAAAT AAGCCTAAAGAGCCTGTTCCAACCCTGGCTCCAAAAACCCTTTCTGTAGCAGCAGCTTTCAACGAAGATGAAGAT AGCGAGCCCGAGGAGATGCCCCCCGAGGCCAAGATGCGCATGAAGAACATCGGAAG GGATACACCAACCTCAGCAGGACCAAATTCCTTCAATAAAGGAAAGCATGGATTTTCTGACAACCAGAAGCTATGGGAACGAAATATAAAATCTCATCTTGGAAACGTCCATGACCAAGAAAATAACTAA
- the LOC100219101 gene encoding putative protein ARB2BP, giving the protein MMMTDFTEEDTWLQIQGELSLRKLAEGSEYREELKYDFNIKGELGHLDTNESFVFNYYKNEHEQNHKRYEVLGHFITQYVYELLERVCMLQKVYIPTDATEDEPRSFFFMSKDALTSSSSLIILLQDRGVFCAGQWGRRAIVSEGLKHGTQIPFIKMALQSHWEVIVLNPNDNFTDLNTEKERFSAREEALTFTRGACWIPKRGSSSPEEHTVYVWDHFIAKSAARNVAFIAHGHGGLVFVDLLVQRKCEVMNKVCSVVFIDSTHNVQHQSRHDPEIQEWINKNCQEWVSNSKPLNKTVHFLMRANCPTFSAGTEKYSLAPSCCLQSIFKYLKTMLKAKITTALRNSPVATRSNTRKKTGNK; this is encoded by the exons ATGATGATGACAGATTTTACAGAAGAGGATACG TGGTTGCAAATACAAGGTGAACTCAGTTTGAGGAAACTAGCGGAGGGTTCAGAGTATCGAGAGGAACTAAAATACGACTTCAATATAAAAGGGGAACTGGGGCATCTGGATACAAATGAGTCCTTTGTTTTCAATTACTACAAGAATGAACATGAGCAGAATCATAAACGCTATGAAGTTCTGGGACATTTTATTACTCAGTATGTTTATGAGCTCCTGGAAAGAGTCTGCATGCTGCAGAAGGTTTATATTCCTACTGATGCTACAGAGGATGAACCAAGAAGCTTCTTTTTCATGAGCAAGGATGCACTAACAAGTTCCTCTAGCCTAATTATCCTTCTTCAAGACCGTGGAGTTTTTTGTGCTGGACAGTGGGGGCGAAGGGCAATTGTCAGTGAGGGCCTGAAACATGGAACACAAATACCATTCATCAAAATGGCCCTGCAAAGCCACTGGGAAGTGATTGTACTGAACCCCAATGACAATTTCACTGATCTGAACACTGAAAAGGAGAGATTTTCTGCCAGGGAAGAAGCACTTACTTTTACACGGGGTGCCTGTTGGATCCCCAaaaggggcagcagcagccctgaagAGCATACCGTGTATGTATGGGATCATTTCATTGCAAAGAGTGCAGCCAGGAACGTGGCCTTCATTGCCCATGGCCATGGGGGGTTGGTGTTTGTTGATCTGCTGGTGCAGAGGAAATGTGAGGTGATGAATAAAGTGTGCTCTGTGGTGTTCATCGACTCCACGCACAACGTGCAGCACCAGAGCAGACATGATCCAGAAATACAGGAATGGATAAACAAAAACTGCCAAGAATGGGTGTCTAACAGTAAACCCCTAAATAAAACTGTGCACTTTCTCATGAGAGCAAACTGTCCCACTTTCTCTGCTGGAACAGAAAAGTATAGTTTAGCACCCTCCTGCTGCTTACAATCCATCTTTAAGTACCTGAAAACCATGCTGAAAGCCAAGATCACAACAGCCTTGAGGAATTCACCTGTTGCAACTAGAAGCAACACAAGAAAGAAGACAGGCAATAAATAA
- the TXNL4B gene encoding thioredoxin-like protein 4B: MSFLLPKLTCKREVDQAIKSVAEKVLVLRFGRDNDAVCLQLDDILAKTAHDLSKMAVIYLVDVNDVPVYTQYFDISYIPSTVFFFNGQHMKVDYGSPDHTKFVGSFKTKQDFIDLIEVIYRGAMRGKLIVRSPIDPKNIPKYDLLYQGI; the protein is encoded by the exons ATGAGTTTCCTGCTGCCCAAACTGACCTGCAAGAGGGAGGTGGATCAGGCAATAAAAAGCGTCGCTGAGAAGGTTTTGGTTCTCCGTTTTGGAAGAGATAATGATGCTGTTTGTCTGCAGCTCGATGATATt CTTGCAAAAACAGCTCATGACCTGAGTAAAATGGCAGTCATTTACCTGGTGGATGTGAACGACGTCCCAGTGTACACCCAGTACTTTGACATCAGTTATATTCCATctactgtatttttcttcaatGGACAACACATGAAGGTTGATTATGG GTCTCCAGATCACACCAAATTTGTGGGAAGCTTCAAAACGAAGCAAGACTTTATAGATCTGATTGAAGTGATCTACCGTGGAGCAATGCGGGGAAAGCTTATTGTGAGAAGTCCTATTGATCCCAAGAACATTCCCAAATACGACCTTCTCTACCAAGGCATTTAG
- the PCNP gene encoding PEST proteolytic signal-containing nuclear protein isoform X2 has translation MLFEVAAPINLLSKSSSSCNGGESSSRSAEKRAANEEAEDFNTKPAPAKMSKFGFSIGSQTTKKASAISIKLGANKPKEPVPTLAPKTLSVAAAFNEDEDSEPEEMPPEAKMRMKNIGRDTPTSAGPNSFNKGKHGFSDNQKLWERNIKSHLGNVHDQENN, from the exons ATGCTTTTTGAGGTTGCTGCTCCCATCAATCTGCTCAGTAAAAGTAGCTCATCTTG TAATGGAGGAGAAAGTTCGAGTCGCAGCGCAGAGAAACGGGCAGCTAATGAAGAAGCTGAAGACTTCAACACAAAGCCCGCTCCTGCCAAAATGTCCAAGTTTGGATTTTCCATAGGCAGTCAGACAACAAAGAAGGCATCTGCAATATCCATCAAACTGGGAGCAAAT AAGCCTAAAGAGCCTGTTCCAACCCTGGCTCCAAAAACCCTTTCTGTAGCAGCAGCTTTCAACGAAGATGAAGAT AGCGAGCCCGAGGAGATGCCCCCCGAGGCCAAGATGCGCATGAAGAACATCGGAAG GGATACACCAACCTCAGCAGGACCAAATTCCTTCAATAAAGGAAAGCATGGATTTTCTGACAACCAGAAGCTATGGGAACGAAATATAAAATCTCATCTTGGAAACGTCCATGACCAAGAAAATAACTAA